One genomic segment of Gammaproteobacteria bacterium includes these proteins:
- a CDS encoding AAA family ATPase produces MKMIAFFNNKGGVGKTALVYHLAWMFADHNISTLAVDLDPQANLTAMFLDENRLEALWPDDDHPQTVYGAIRPILRGTGDITEPFIEQITLTLGLAPGDLGLSRFEDKLSSAWPHCHNRDESAFRTMTAFYRIIESAMKNGGAELALIDVGPNLGAINRAALIASDQVCIPLAPDLFSLQGLKNLGPTLREWRATWLELLRKAPIDLSMPKGAMQPAGYIVMQHGVRDSRPVKAYQRWMGKIPDTYRVAVLDEKPGAKIPVVDQDPYSLALLKHYRSLMPLAMEARKPMFFLKPSDGAIGSHVEAVRSCYKDFQHLAQRIAQGAGIAISHDSDRE; encoded by the coding sequence ATGAAAATGATCGCCTTCTTTAACAATAAAGGCGGGGTAGGAAAAACTGCGCTGGTTTATCATCTTGCCTGGATGTTTGCTGACCATAATATTTCCACACTTGCTGTTGATCTTGATCCACAAGCCAATTTGACAGCAATGTTCTTAGATGAAAATCGCCTGGAAGCGCTCTGGCCCGACGATGATCATCCACAAACAGTCTATGGCGCTATACGTCCTATTCTGCGGGGAACTGGCGACATTACAGAACCTTTTATAGAGCAAATCACGCTAACTTTGGGATTGGCTCCAGGTGATCTGGGCCTGTCCCGGTTTGAAGATAAACTATCCAGCGCCTGGCCTCATTGCCATAACCGTGATGAATCCGCTTTTCGCACGATGACCGCCTTTTACCGCATTATTGAATCCGCGATGAAGAACGGCGGTGCCGAATTAGCGTTGATCGATGTCGGACCCAATCTTGGGGCCATCAACCGCGCCGCCTTGATTGCTTCCGATCAAGTTTGCATTCCTCTCGCGCCTGATCTGTTTTCTCTGCAAGGTCTCAAAAACCTGGGACCTACTTTACGGGAATGGCGTGCGACCTGGTTAGAGCTGCTTAGGAAAGCACCGATCGACCTATCGATGCCTAAAGGCGCGATGCAGCCTGCTGGATATATCGTTATGCAACATGGCGTCCGTGATTCAAGACCAGTCAAGGCTTATCAACGCTGGATGGGAAAAATACCGGACACTTACCGGGTTGCAGTGCTAGATGAAAAACCGGGTGCAAAGATTCCAGTAGTTGATCAGGACCCTTATTCGCTGGCGCTGCTCAAGCACTATCGGAGCCTGATGCCTCTCGCGATGGAAGCACGTAAGCCTATGTTCTTCCTCAAGCCATCAGATGGCGCAATCGGTTCGCATGTCGAGGCTGTCAGGAGTTGCTACAAAGATTTTCAGCATTTGGCGCAACGCATCGCCCAAGGTGCTGGAATTGCGATAAGTCACGATAGTGATCGGGAATGA
- a CDS encoding phenylacetate--CoA ligase: protein MILDIEQETLPREELQELQARRLRTTAERCYQTVPYYREAMDELGVKPQHIKSVADVRLLPFTKKENLRENYPFGMFAVPTDQVVRIHASSGTTGKPTVVGYTRRDIRTWARVMARSLAAAGMRPGDRLHNAYGYGLFTGGLGLHYGAEELGVMVTPISGGQTQRQIMLIRDFEPTGLSCTPSYALNIAETAEDMKVDLRKLPLQVGVFGAEPWTEEMRYELESRLGIDAIDIYGLSEVIGPGVGIECVEAKNGLHVFEDHFLIEAVDVNTGQPIPYGEAGEIVITSLTKEAFPVIRYRTRDVSVLDPTPCRCGRTHVRMKRVTGRTDDMLIIRGVNVFPSQVEAILMQTETLSPFYQLEIFREGNLDMLTVNVEGSPPLVAQGQEAMNRVAHKAQKDIKDFIGVTAGVVVKQTGEIPRSEGKAVRVIDHRK, encoded by the coding sequence ATGATTCTGGACATTGAACAGGAAACACTGCCCCGCGAAGAACTCCAGGAACTGCAAGCACGCCGTCTACGCACCACGGCCGAACGGTGTTACCAAACCGTTCCCTATTACCGCGAAGCCATGGATGAACTGGGCGTGAAGCCTCAGCACATTAAGTCAGTAGCAGATGTGCGCCTCCTGCCCTTTACCAAAAAAGAGAACCTGCGCGAAAACTATCCCTTCGGTATGTTTGCCGTACCGACGGATCAGGTTGTGCGCATTCACGCTTCCAGTGGCACCACCGGCAAGCCTACCGTAGTCGGTTACACCCGCCGTGATATTCGCACTTGGGCGCGCGTCATGGCGCGCAGTCTGGCCGCCGCTGGCATGCGGCCTGGCGACCGGTTGCATAATGCCTATGGTTATGGACTGTTCACCGGCGGATTGGGTCTGCATTACGGCGCGGAGGAGCTGGGCGTCATGGTGACCCCCATTTCCGGCGGCCAAACCCAACGCCAGATCATGCTCATCCGTGATTTTGAACCGACGGGACTGTCCTGTACTCCTTCCTACGCGCTGAACATTGCTGAAACCGCTGAGGACATGAAAGTCGACCTGCGCAAGCTGCCTTTGCAAGTCGGTGTCTTCGGTGCGGAACCCTGGACCGAAGAGATGCGCTATGAACTGGAATCGCGACTGGGCATTGATGCTATCGACATCTATGGCCTCTCCGAAGTGATCGGCCCTGGTGTGGGTATCGAATGCGTCGAGGCCAAAAACGGCTTGCATGTTTTCGAGGATCATTTCCTGATTGAAGCTGTCGATGTTAACACCGGTCAACCCATCCCTTATGGCGAAGCCGGGGAAATCGTCATCACCTCGCTGACCAAGGAAGCCTTCCCGGTGATCCGCTACCGAACCCGCGACGTATCGGTGCTTGACCCGACGCCCTGTCGTTGTGGACGCACTCATGTCCGGATGAAGCGCGTCACAGGTCGTACCGACGACATGCTAATTATTCGCGGCGTCAATGTCTTCCCCTCCCAGGTGGAAGCCATTCTGATGCAAACTGAAACACTCTCGCCGTTCTACCAACTGGAAATCTTCCGCGAGGGTAATCTCGACATGCTCACCGTCAATGTCGAAGGTAGTCCACCGCTGGTTGCCCAGGGTCAGGAAGCCATGAATCGGGTAGCCCACAAAGCGCAGAAGGATATCAAGGACTTCATTGGTGTCACGGCTGGGGTCGTGGTCAAGCAGACCGGCGAAATCCCTCGCTCGGAAGGCAAAGCCGTGCGCGTAATTGATCATCGCAAGTAA
- a CDS encoding polyhydroxyalkanoic acid synthase, which translates to MPEPKANIQVNSPVADSASQEKGTPEKAPSHPRRRASGKSVASAGGLIERSLLGTHIPETIDRMVNANLARVTAGISPTVMAMAYFDWLMHLGLSPGKQALLNEKALRKAVRLALYAFKFNQNPDVPPCIEPLPQDHRFDGEGWRQWPYNLIYQSFLLTQQWWYNATTHNRGVDRRNDAIVSFMTRQILDMFSPSNLPLTNPEILKATVDEGGQNLVRGWTNFMADMEKLVAGKQLVEDDEQFVVGRDVAVTPGKVVFRNHLIELIQYQPVTERVYAEPILIVPAWIMKYYILDLSPHNSMVRYLVEQGHTVFMISWKNPTADDRDIGMSDYRRHGIMAALDAITAIVPDRIHTVGYCLGGTLLTITAAAMARDGDHRLKTMTLFAAQTDFSEAGELLLFINESQVAFLEDMMWDQGYLDAGQMVGAFQLLRSNDLIWSRMVHDYLLGQRQPLNDLMAWNADQTRMPFRMHSEYLRHIFLGNELATGHYEVEGRPIAISDIRVPIFAVGTEQDHVAPWRSVYKIYLLADAEQVTFLLTSGGHNAGIVSEPGHSRRSYQMAGRREEDRYIDPETWHIFTPRQSGSWWPAWQAWLVEHSEEQQVPLPPMGMPKKGFGYQIDDAPGRYVLQK; encoded by the coding sequence ATGCCAGAGCCCAAGGCGAATATTCAGGTCAATTCTCCCGTAGCTGATTCAGCTTCCCAGGAAAAGGGGACGCCTGAAAAGGCGCCAAGCCATCCACGCCGTCGCGCGAGTGGCAAATCAGTAGCCAGTGCGGGCGGCCTTATCGAGCGCTCATTACTGGGTACTCATATTCCTGAAACCATCGACCGGATGGTCAATGCGAACCTAGCGCGTGTCACGGCGGGTATTTCCCCTACCGTAATGGCAATGGCCTACTTTGACTGGCTGATGCATCTTGGCCTCTCGCCAGGTAAGCAGGCGCTTCTTAATGAGAAAGCCCTGCGTAAGGCGGTGCGGTTGGCGCTGTACGCCTTTAAATTCAATCAGAATCCGGATGTTCCACCTTGCATCGAGCCATTGCCTCAGGATCACCGTTTTGATGGCGAGGGTTGGCGGCAATGGCCATATAACCTGATTTATCAATCGTTTCTGCTGACTCAGCAGTGGTGGTACAACGCGACGACCCATAATCGCGGCGTTGACCGACGCAATGACGCCATTGTCTCCTTCATGACCCGACAGATTCTTGATATGTTTTCCCCATCGAATCTGCCGCTGACCAATCCGGAAATCCTCAAGGCCACTGTGGATGAAGGGGGGCAGAACCTGGTGCGTGGTTGGACCAACTTTATGGCTGACATGGAGAAATTGGTCGCTGGTAAGCAATTGGTCGAGGATGATGAGCAATTTGTCGTAGGTCGCGATGTAGCAGTCACGCCGGGTAAGGTAGTTTTCCGCAATCACCTGATAGAGTTGATTCAATATCAGCCGGTGACTGAACGAGTCTACGCAGAACCTATTCTTATTGTGCCCGCCTGGATCATGAAGTACTACATTCTTGATCTATCGCCGCACAACTCAATGGTGCGTTATCTGGTTGAGCAGGGTCATACCGTCTTCATGATCTCCTGGAAAAACCCGACAGCTGACGATCGCGATATTGGTATGAGCGATTACCGCCGACATGGGATCATGGCGGCTTTGGACGCGATCACGGCGATCGTGCCGGATCGGATTCATACGGTTGGTTATTGCCTGGGCGGCACCCTGCTTACGATAACCGCCGCGGCTATGGCGCGTGATGGTGATCATCGGTTGAAAACCATGACGCTGTTTGCCGCACAAACCGATTTCTCCGAAGCGGGTGAATTGTTGTTGTTTATCAATGAAAGTCAGGTCGCTTTCCTGGAAGACATGATGTGGGATCAGGGTTATCTGGATGCTGGGCAAATGGTCGGTGCTTTCCAGTTACTGCGCTCGAATGACCTGATCTGGTCCCGCATGGTGCATGACTACCTGTTAGGCCAACGCCAGCCCCTGAATGATTTGATGGCCTGGAATGCGGATCAGACGCGTATGCCCTTCCGTATGCACTCTGAGTATTTGCGTCATATCTTTCTGGGAAACGAACTAGCGACCGGTCATTACGAGGTTGAGGGTCGACCTATTGCGATTTCCGATATCCGTGTACCCATCTTTGCTGTTGGGACGGAACAAGATCATGTGGCGCCATGGCGATCGGTGTACAAAATTTATCTATTAGCGGATGCTGAGCAGGTGACCTTTTTGCTGACGAGTGGCGGACATAATGCAGGTATCGTTAGCGAACCGGGACATAGCCGGCGCAGTTACCAGATGGCGGGACGCCGCGAAGAGGATCGCTACATCGATCCTGAGACTTGGCATATCTTTACCCCCCGGCAATCCGGTTCCTGGTGGCCGGCCTGGCAAGCCTGGCTGGTCGAGCATTCTGAGGAACAACAGGTGCCCCTGCCACCGATGGGAATGCCTAAGAAGGGTTTTGGTTATCAAATTGACGATGCGCCAGGAAGGTATGTGTTGCAAAAATAG